Proteins encoded by one window of Carassius carassius chromosome 30, fCarCar2.1, whole genome shotgun sequence:
- the LOC132110576 gene encoding zinc finger FYVE domain-containing protein 26-like isoform X2, with the protein MMEERILGCLLRPQGQALLMAYSSTALRLLKEKLLREAPHTQVDLPDLERVMLGLCCHVDKRLVWKAIYFECLSTGKHFLEQVLLTGLDLIKREEFGKLETLLQAEFQPLSRLLLLLSWMHCQSLDSAKTLLRVLHHQQPKINDSVLSVLACTLSSQLGVLEWCDQNNPGISHDALLSHLHMLDHHSALYVLHSLTPLAKYEEHRVLELLQRTGDPSSVDSPSSSVQRNINLFRGFCAMKYALYAICVNAHMHTGCLDCEPLYQQQTEAGQGEEPTEGCSDLFQHYLSECQLYLEAVPGLFRLELLENIFSLLFLSDTDFSPQSDQISTGTETQPDTNTEKRKPNSTKSLSTAESILRAEKEGGKMEELKEDIQSRESDQINPELGHLTSGCRGFLVDLSVMEGILRLVREGLEGICGVGQEDGRALAADVELADSLGCSVTAEMFSARLQRLSKYTAEAQWRLQIVTSNHGNGNDGLYLPSPLPSPAQPLKHQGSEDSSSGVHKKRRNHRHGSEYHASSERQNGEVSTSTSDGGACVGAVFMSGSDMCPCSGPHSWLIPAMLSPPESLLIACICRGNYIEAQQVIAMYGLENSECAGELVFMNRYRDVLTELAQVEQKIVSQSLSSSSSSSEGLGTVGVAPEGSTRMGSSSRITLQSIGSAAAAGMAFYSISDVAERLLSSLSHPIPCLEDNYWLSQCSVDSLDLVCPLLEELSPSAMAAFDLSCCQCQLWKTSRQLLETAERRLSSFLEARGVRVDSKVPHANGIRGFPSVLQQISKVLNRTSAIQGTNCNGEENAVYSPFGCSVQEVLLSCNSTLTEESITSWLNLNQRLEVTLQTLTSATNTSDGLVGSSLLTALAEQAGLKPCELDSHPVRTAMKQLLQYLDQLCPFEPDSTPGRPDYIRNFLDYVNVLASVLVRSLSSEDQSLEVELGNPLLLLLQSPTQLLSLLLFDRQVAPDRVLSLLQQERLRLSVQQVVVQGCCETLPLWDSRTVRFSQEQPRIAGLSSGVFCPASIALILQQFAQECAPALDLSDPAKTFDPSSESEVSVVDMSATSSNLSTSPPSPSSCLPSCFLLTPSALSFLKSRSPLVASLACLSASRGGVTQVTSSGWSDYFRGSGRKEVVLDGDQISKEGEALLKSFPILRMYLLTMAKPVLGVSLEADEGLGMALCGKPVVGMLFSGMQGNVGQAMAAEAFQQALNMGDLNRALDLLELYVQPCSQEEALRDKLLACTAMQECSSAEQLFRVRDWELRGRVVLQSLDRWPLQQCLELLQFCLSDQNTQDPLREQLQQRKHELDMYQRILSLQPALSWEIWQELREESTKNPESVFSLMLKAREFELCTQWVQMYPVSDQSRMQLQTEHLLYLLEQNHKEDALQLLEALSDSVGLEVSERALDRRPGLAACHFLSDYLTLHFQSQMTPARRRHINTLHLGSKVLLTLPEASRQDYFSLLSDPLLMLEQLLMNLKVDWATIAISTLRSLLPAQDAGITHQHIDTLLAEYAQKALDFPYAPRLLSRSDSVISLQDAFLQCPAQESCPSSPSHTPPPSAGSTPKHTPSSERYHSGKKIRQLATPFTPPEKTPERKDWIPDHKQHICMVCQRERFTMFNRRHHCRCCGRLVCQSCSSRKMVAEGSEEPVRVCDQCYNFFRPDSDEKFEQGEVVGSPASADGVLNWVLSLPEVPQKQYRLSPNPAENQQLKSEFYYEQAPSASLCVTILTLHSDHASCGQQLIGHCRSLSRKLTNPEVDARLLTDVMHQLLFSAKLMFVNAGCTHEPALCDSYISKVDVLKILVSANYKYIPSLDDIQEMTAVTRLRNQLLEAEYYQLAVEVSTKSGLDLNGVWQAWGMASLKAGNLSRAREIFARCLKAPVDGNQLNHGVRLLQEIVQHLESTVKPTLSTTVDEDILASLRELEEALSDSAPLDGVESRVQQCGYYQECLFYLLSYGTHLSLISFYLRHDCLRDALTHLHKKECSEDVFLEGIFQPCLECGQLGALQGLLEALDSTLETWGRYLLSACQLLQRRGHYHSLYQLQQFMMDHIRAAMTCIRFFSHGAQSYLQLGEQQHWLIRAKEHLRTYLQEQQSRRKSHSSSFRKKMSSTDVSRHIHTIELQLEVTRILHRYESSPSKTAVGPALTGKSVPPTLFGNSPMKMDVACKVILGGKNVEEGFGIAYRVIQDFQLEALALYTRVGQRLVRQHQYSSVRQLLKCVGESGTASKHDCDAIVLSCVSVADKSPADAKELEALILESKSPENKIKAYLQCSKRRAAYLQAVKLELVKAAPFVQDVMRAAERSGDSVMHDICRQWLSEHQEQSTQQRHSNN; encoded by the exons GCACGGGAAAGCACTTTCTGGAACAGGTCTTG CTCACTGGATTAGATCTCATAAAGAGGGAGGAGTTTGGCAAACTAGAAACACTATTGCAGGCTGAATTTCAGCCTTTGTCCCGCCTCTTGTTGTTGTTGAGCTGGATGCATTGTCAAAGCCTGGATTCTGCCAAGACCCTTCTTAGAGTCCTACATCACCAACAG CCCAAGATAAATGATTCAGTGTTGAGTGTGTTAGCTTGCACTCTGTCTTCTCAACTTGGTGTGCTGGAATGGTGCGACCAGAACAATCC AGGGATATCCCATGATGCCTTGCTGAGTCACTTACACATGCTGGACCATCACTCTGCCCTGTATGTGCTGCACTCCCTGACACCCCTCGCCAAATATGAGGAGCACAGAGTTCTGGAACTGCTGCAGAGAACAG GAGATCCTTCATCAGTGGACTCACCCAGCAGCTCTGTCCAGCGGAACATCAATCTGTTCCGAGGCTTCTGTGCCATGAAGTATGCCCTCTACGCCATCTGTGtaaatgcacacatgcacaccgGCTGCCTGGATTGTGAGCCACTGTATCAGCAGCAGACAGAGGCGGGTCAGGGGGAGGAGCCAACTGAAG GATGCTCTGATCTATTCCAGCACTACCTCTCAGAATGTCAGCTGTACCTGGAAGCTGTTCCGGGATTATTCCGTTTGGAGCTCTTGGAGAACAttttctctctcctcttcctTTCTGACACTGACTTCAGCCCTCAATCAGATCAGATCAGCACTGGCACAGAAACCCAAccagacacaaacacagagaaaagaaaaccgaACAGTACTAAAAGTCTGAGCACAGCTGAGAGCATCTTAAGAGCAGAAAAGGAAGGTGGAAAAATGGAGGAATTGAAGGAAGACATCCAAAGTAGAGAGTCTGATCAGATAAACCCTGAGCTGGGCCATCTGACCTCAGGGTGTCGAGGGTTTCTGGTGGACTTGAGTGTAATGGAGGGGATTCTGCGGCTGGTGAGGGAGGGCTTGGAGGGCATCTGTGGGGTTGGGCAGGAGGATGGCAGGGCACTTGCGGCCGATGTGGAGTTGGCAGACAGTCTGGGATGTTCTGTTACTGCAGAAATGTTCAGTGCCCGGTTACAAAGATTGTCTAAATACACTGCAGAAGCCCAATGGAGATTGCAGATTGTTACTAGTAACCATGGCAATGGGAATG aTGGCTTGTACCTCCCATCTCCTCTCCCCAGTCCGGCACAGCCTCTGAAACACCAGGGCAGCGAAGACAGCAGTTCAGGTGTTCATAAAAAGAGAAGAAACCATCGGCATGGCTCTGAATATCATGCCTCATCCGAACGACAAAATGGGGAGGTCAGCACCAGCACCTCAG ATGGCGGGGCGTGTGTTGGGGCTGTGTTCATGTCAGGGAGTGACATGTGTCCATGTAGTGGGCCGCACAGCTGGCTGATTCCTGCAATGCTTTCCCCACCTGAGTCTCTCCTCATCGCCTGCATATGCAGAGGCAACTACATAGAAGCCCAGCAG gTGATTGCAATGTATGGCTTGGAGAACTCTGAGTGTGCAGGTGAACTGGTCTTTATGAATCGGTACCGTGATGTCCTGACCGAGCTGGCTCAGGTGGAGCAGAAGATAGTGAGCCAGTCACTTTCTTCATCATCCTCGTCTTCTGAGGGTCTGGGCACAGTGGGTGTTGCTCCAGAAGGCAGTACCAGAATGGGCAGCAGCAGCAGAATAACACTCCAAAGCATTGGGAGTGCAGCAGCCGCAG GCATGGCCTTTTATTCTATCTCTGATGTTGCTGAACGTTTACTCAGTAGCTTGAGCCATCCGATACCCTGTCTAGAGGACAATTACTGGCTCTCCCAGTGCTCTGTAGACTCCCTAGACCTCGTCTGTCCCCTGCTGGAAGAGTTGAGCCCTTCAGCTATGGCAGCCTTTGACCTCTCCTGCTGTCAGTGCCAACTGTGGAAAACTTCAAGGCAGCTGCTCGAGACTGCCGAAAGAAGACTCAGCAGTTTTCTGGAGGCCAGAG GTGTACGAGTAGATTCAAAGGTTCCTCATGCCAACGGTATTAGAGGCTTCCCGTCAGTACTGCAACAAATCAGCAAGGTCCTTAATAGAACCTCTGCCATCCAAGGGACAA ACTGTAATGGAGAGGAAAATGCTGTCTACAGTCCCTTTGGCTGTAGTGTCCAGGAAGTGCTGCTGTCTTGTAATTCAACATTAACAGAGGAGAGTATCACCTCCTGGCTAAACCTGAATCAGCGCCTAGAGGTCACGCTTCAAACCCTGACCTCTGCTACCAACACCTCAG ATGGTCTGGTGGGGAGCTCTCTTCTGACAGCACTGGCAGAACAGGCTGGTCTTAAGCCGTGTGAACTCGATTCCCACCCGGTGCGGACTGCTATGAAACAACTTCTACAGTATCTGGACCAGCTCTGCCCGTTTGAGCCTGACAGCACCCCTGGCAGGCCAGATTACATACGCAACTTCCTTGATTATGTCAACGTGTTGGCTTCAGTACTAGTGCGCAGTCTATCGTCAGAGG ATCAATCCCTGGAAGTGGAACTCGGAAATCCTCTTTTACTGTTACTTCAGTCGCCTACCCAGCTTCTCTCTCTTCTGCTGTTTGACAGACAAGTGGCACCAGATAG GGTTCTGTCTCTCCTGCAGCAAGAGCGGCTGCGTTTGAGTGTGCAACAGGTTGTAGTTCAGGGCTGCTGTGAAACTCTACCTCTTTGGGATTCTAGGACTGTGCGCTTTTCTCAGGAGCAGCCAAGGATTGCAGGGCTCAGTAGTGGGGTGTTCTGCCCAGCCAGCATTGCCTTAATTCTCCAGCAGTTCGCTCAGGAGTGCGCCCCTGCCCTTGACCTCTCTGACCCTGCCAAAACCTTTGACCCCAGTTCTGAGTCTGAGGTCTCTGTGGTGGATATGTCTGCTACATCCTCCAACCTCTCCACCTCTCCGCCCTCACCGTCTTCATGccttccttcttgttttctcctCACTCCATCTGCGCTGTCTTTCCTGAAGTCCCGTTCACCCCTCGTCGCCTCACTGGCTTGCCTCAGTGCCAGTCGGGGTGGCGTGACCCAGGTAACATCCTCTGGCTGGTCAGACTATTTTCGCGGATCTGGGCGCAAAGAGGTGGTTTTGGATGGAGACCAGATCTCAAAGGAAGGGGAAGCCCTACTTAAAAGCTTCCCTATCCTGAGAATGTACCTTCTGACCATGGCTAAGCCAGTTCTAGGGGTCTCATTAGAAGCAGATGAGGGTCTTGGGATGGCTCTCTGTGGGAAGCCTGTGGTGGGAATGTTGTTTTCTGGCATGCAAGGCAATGTTGGACAAGCAATGGCTGCTGAGGCATTCCAGCAAGCACTAAATATGGGTGATTTGAACAGAGCCTTAGACCTCCTAGAGCTGTATGTACAACCCTGCAGTCAGGAGGAGGCACTCCGGGACAAACTACTGGCATGCACTGCAATGCAAG AATGCAGCAGTGCGGAGCAGTTGTTTCGTGTAAGGGACTGGGAGCTGCGTGGACGTGTGGTTCTGCAGAGTTTGGACCGCTGGCCTTTACAACAGTGTTTGGAGCTGCTGCAATTCTGTCTCAGTGACCAGAACACCCAGGATCCACTCCGAGAGCAGCTTCAGCAGAGGAAACACGAGCTGGACATGTACCAGCGG ATACTGAGTTTGCAGCCAGCATTGTCATGGGAGATTTGGCAGGAGTTGAGGGAGGAGTCTACAAAGAATCCTGAATCTGTGTTCAGTCTAATGCTGAAGGCCAGG gaGTTTGAGTTGTGTACCCAGTGGGTGCAGATGTATCCAGTCTCCGATCAGTCTCGAATGCAGCTGCAGACCGAACACCTGCTATACCTCCTAGAGCAGAATCACAAAGAAGATGCTCtccag CTCTTGGAGGCTCTCTCTGATTCCGTGGGTTTGGAGGTTAGTGAGAGAGCCTTGGATCGAAGACCTGGATTAGCTGCTTGCCACTTCCTGTCAGACTACCTCACCCTTCACTTCCAGAGTCAGATGACCCCAGCGCGAAGGCGCCACATCAATACACTTCACCTTGGCTCCAAG GTTCTATTGACTCTACCCGAAGCATCTCGTCAGGACTATTTTTCCCTGCTGTCTGATCCGCTTCTCATGCTGGAGCAGCTGCTGATGAATCTGAAGGTAGACTGGGCCACTATTGCCATCAGTACTCTACGGAGCCTTCTGCCGGCACAGGACGCCGGTATCACCCACCAACACATTGACACCCTACTGGCAGAGTATGCCCAGAAGGCTCTTGATTTTCCTTATGCACCAAGATTGTTGTCACGTTCTG ACTCTGTCATTAGTCTACAGGATGCATTTCTGCAGTGTCCAGCCCAGGAGAGTTGCCCATCTTCTCCAAGCCACACCCCTCCTCCATCTGCAG GCAGCACACCAAAGCACACACCTTCCAGTGAGAGATACCATAGTGGGAAGAAGATCCGGCAGCTGGCCACACCTTTCACCCCTCCGGAGAAAACCCCTGAGCGCAAGGACTGGATCCCAGACCACAAACAGCACATCTGTATGGTCTGCCAGAGGGAGAGATTCACCATG TTTAACAGACGGCACCATTGCAGGTGCTGTGGCAGACTGGTGTGTCAGTCCTGCTCCAGCAGGAAGATGGTTGCAGAGGGCTCTGAAGAGCCTGTCAGAGTCTGTGACCAGTGCTACAACTTCTTCCGCCCAGA CTCAGATGAGAAGTTCGAACAGGGGGAAG TAGTTGGCAGCCCTGCATCTGCTGATGGAGTCCTAAATTGGGTTCTCAGTCTGCCTGAGGTTCCACAAAAGCAGTACCGCTTGAGTCCAAACCCGGCAGAGAACCAGCAGCTGAAGAGCGAATTCTACTATGAACAG GCACCCAGTGCATCACTGTGTGTCACTATACTGACGCTTCACAGTGATCACGCATCCTGCGGTCAACAGCTGATTGGCCACTGCCGCTCACTCTCCCGCAAACTGACCAATCCTGAGGTGGATGCACGTCTGTTGACAGATGTGATGCATCAGCTGCTGTTCAGTGCCAAACTCATGTTCGTAAATGCAGGATGCACCCATGAGCCGGCACTCTGTGACAG cTATATCAGTAAGGTGGATGTGTTGAAGATCCTAGTCAGTGCAAACTACAAATATATTCCGTCTCTGGACGATATTCAGGAAATGACTGCAGTGACACGTCTGCGCAACCAACTGCTAGAGGCAGAATACTACCAGCTGGCTGTGGAG GTGTCGACTAAGAGTGGACTAGACCTGAACGGCGTTTGGCAGGCGTGGGGTATGGCGTCTTTGAAGGCTGGAAATCTGAGTAGGGCTAGAGAGATATTTGCCCGCTGTCTGAAAGCACCAGTAGATGGGAACCAGCTAAACCATGGAGTGAGACTTCTGCAGGAGATCGTTCAGCACCTAGAGTCCACAGTCAAACCCACTCTGAGCACG ACTGTGGATGAGGACATCCTGGCCTCTTTGCGTGAGCTGGAAGAGGCTCTCTCTGATTCTGCTCCTCTAGATGGAGTAGAGAGCAGAGTTCAGCAGTGTGGCTATTATCAGGAGTGTCTGTTTTACCTGCTCTCTTATGGCACACACCTGAGCCTCATCAGCTTTTACCTGCGTCACGACTGCCTGAGAGACGCACTCACCCACTTACACAAAAAG GAGTGTTCAGAGGATGTGTTTCTGGAGGGCATCTTTCAGCCCTGTCTTGAATGTGGGCAGTTGGGGGCTTTGCAGGGTCTTTTAGAAGCTCTAGACTCCACGCTGGAGACCTGGGGCCGTTACCTTCTTTCAGCCTGTCAGTTACTGCAGCGCAGGGGACACTACCACTCTCTGTACCAGCTCCAGCAGTTCATGATG GATCACATTCGTGCCGCTATGACCTGTATCCGCTTCTTTTCTCATGGTGCTCAGTCATACCTGCAGCTGGGAGAACAGCAGCATTGGCTGATTCGAGCCAAAGAGCACCTGAGAACTTACCTCCAGGAACAACAGAGCCGCAGGAAATCACACAGCTCTTCTTTCAGAAAGAAAATGAGTTCCACTGATGTCTCCAG GCACATACACACAATTGAGCTGCAGTTGGAAGTGACACGCATCTTACACCGCTATGAAAGCTCACCATCCAAGACAGCTGTAGGTCCTGCCCTCACAGGGAAGAGTGTCCCACCCACTCTGTTTGGAAACAGCCCCATGAAGATGGACGTGGCCTGCAAG GTGATTCTGGGAGGCAAGAACGTTGAGGAAGGTTTTGGCATTGCATATCGAGTAATACAG GACTTCCAGCTGGAGGCACTGGCGTTGTACACACGGGTCGGACAGCGCCTTGTCCGGCAGCATCAGTACTCGTCTGTGCGGCAGCTTCTGAAGTGTGTAGGGGAGTCTGGGACGGCCTCTAAACATGACTGTGATGCTATTGTGCTCAGCTGTGTCTCAGTGGCTGATAAGAGTCCAGCCGAT